The following are encoded in a window of Castanea sativa cultivar Marrone di Chiusa Pesio chromosome 5, ASM4071231v1 genomic DNA:
- the LOC142637333 gene encoding MMS19 nucleotide excision repair protein homolog isoform X1, producing the protein MAEEPSQLSHLTESFVDSSRSPTQQAASLDKIASLVKNDVLTMEGLVREMQMYLTTTDNIVRARGILLLAEVLTCLATKPLDNATLHSLIGFFTDRLADWKALRGALVGCLALMRRKSSAGVVTSTDAKAVAESFLQNLQVQSLGQHDRKLCFELLECLLERYPNTVTPMGDELIYGICEAVDSEKDPQCLMLTFHIVEVLVQLFPDTSGPFASFAGDLFEILSCYFPIHFTHPRGEDLGIKRDDLSRALMLAFSSTPMFEPFAIPLLLEKLSSSLPSAKLDSLKYLSSCTLNYGPERMAKHARAIWLSIKDALYTSLQEPTLSFTSESLDGLVFQENEIAKEALTLLQQVIMHNNGLFLSLIVEDEDINIILNAVPSYESYSDIPLQGKLKLFAAGCILSISTKTSVACCNMIFESFFPRLMEILGLSEKKLSGDHSPKDNYLISKRLNFGALYLSVELLAACRDLIAGSTQIACKSVSTYETSYCMLHSFSNLLTKAFCSTLVTSPHDADIYFGVKGLQILATFPGDVSPVPISEFENILITFMSIITVDFKKTLLWRLALKALMNIGSFIDKNNESEKILSYMRIVVEKIVSLVSLDDVTMPFPLKLEAISGIGTSGLNYMLHIIQGFEEALFANLSEIYVHGNVKSAKVTIWLLECYSNKLLPWIHENGVFEEVLLRFPINIWKQIESCVDFSVPEKELLDAMMTAMKHAVAFCSEESQNEIIQKSYNVLSSSTSFPLKESVALTIPFQLEGLQLTQKMDNLSCRDEWILSLFASVVIAVRPQTHIPNVKVILNLFITTLLKGHVPAAQALGSIVNKFGKSSTGSEISSDCTLEEALDIIFQLKLWTHLNNGALLRCSVNGSEMGHTDLCQAVVNNKFPQILAITGLSWIGKGLLLRGHDKVKDVTMIFLECLLSNGNSLPLSQHSLENSCEQDLRASVMKSAADAFRVLMSDSEVCLNRKFHAIIRPLYKQRFFSTMMPILQPLIMKSDSLLSRSMLYRAFAHIISETPLVAVLGEAKKLIPILLDCLSMLNKDAQDKDTLYSLLLVLSGILTDKDGQEAVVDNAHLVINCLTGLIAYPHMMLVRETAIQCLVAMSELPHARIYPMRIQVLQAISKALDDSRRAVRQEAVRCRQAWASIASRSLHF; encoded by the exons GCAGATTGGAAAGCTTTACGTGGTGCACTTGTTGGTTGCTTGGCACTGATGAGGAGGAAAAGTAGTGCTGGTGTGGTTACTAGCACTGATGCCAAAGCAGTTGCAGAGTCTTTTTTACAGAACCTGCAGGTGCAGTCTTTAGGACAGCATGATAGGAAG CTTTGCTTTGAACTTCTGGAGTGCCTGTTAGAACGCTACCCCAATACAGTTACTCCAATG GGTGATGAGCTTATTTATGGAATTTGTGAAGCTGTTGATTCAGAAAAGGATCCTCAATGCTTGATGCTTACGTTTCATATTGTTGAAGTTCTGGTGCAACTGTTTCCAGATACATCTGGTCCATTTGCAAGTTTTGCTGGggatctttttgaaattttgagctGTTACTTTCCTATTCATTTTACACAT CCAAGGGGTGAGGATCTTGGGATCAAAAGGGATGACCTCTCTCGGGCACTAATG TTGGCATTTTCCTCTACACCTATGTTTGAGCCATTTGCCATTCCATTGCTTCTTGAGaagctttcttcttctctacCATCAGCAAAG CTCGATTCACTGAAGTATCTCAGCAGTTGCACATTGAATTATGGACCAGAGAGAATGGCAAAACATGCCAGAGCTATTTGGTTGTCAATTAAAGATGCATTATATACTTCACTGCAAGAGCCTACTTTATCCTTTACTTCAGAATCTCTAGATGGACTTGTTTTTCAGGAGAATGAAATTGCAAAAGAAGCTTTAACGCTTCTGCAGCAGGTTATTATGCACAACAATggtctttttttaagtttgattgttgaagatgaggacataaatataattttgaacGCTGTCCCTAGTTATGAGAGTTATAGTGATATTCCCTTGCAAGGCAAGCTTAAATTATTTGCAGCTGGTTGTATCCTGTCTATTTCTACCAAGACCTCCGTTGCTTGCTGTAATATGATTTTTGAAAGCTTCTTCCCCCGCTTGATGGAAATTCTGGGGCtttctgaaaaaaaattatctggAGATCACTCACCAAAGGACAATTATTTAATCTCCAAAAGACTAAATTTTGGAGCTCTTTATCTCTCTGTCGAACTTCTTGCCGCATGCAGAGATTTGATTGCAGGCTCCACACAAATTGCTTGTAAATCAGTTTCCACATATGAGACAAGCTACTGCATGCTTCATagcttttcaaatttattaactaAGGCCTTTTGTTCTACCTTGGTGACAAGTCCTCATGATGCAGATATTTATTTTGGAG TGAAGGGTTTACAGATTCTAGCTACTTTCCCTGGAGATGTTTCTCCAGTACCAATATCCGAATTCGAGAATATTTTAATCACATTCATGTCAATTATCACAGTGGATTTCAAGAAGACATTATTATGGAGATTGGCATTAAAGGCATTGATGAATATTGGCTCatttattgataaaaataatgagTCTGAGAAAATTTTAAGCTATATGCGAATTGTGGTTGAAAAGATTGTTTCACTGGTGTCTCTTGATGATGTTACCATGCCTTTCCCCCTCAAACTGGAAGCAATATCAGGCATTGGCACAAGTGGACTGAATTATATGCTGCACATTATCCAAGGGTTTGAAGAGGCTTTATTTGCCAATTTATCTGAGATTTAT GTCCATGGAAATGTAAAGTCAGCCAAAGTCACAATTTGGCTTTTGGAATGCTACTCTAATAAATTGCTTCCATG GATCCATGAAAATGGAGTTTTTGAGGAAGTTTTGTTGCGATTTCCTATTAATATTTGGAAGCAAATTGAAAGTTGTGTTGATTTTAGTGTCCCAGAAAAG GAGCTTCTTGATGCAATGATGACTGCAATGAAGCATGCTGTTGCATTTTGTTCTGAGGAAAGCCAGAATGAAATAATCCAAAAATCTTATAATGTACTTTCATCAAGCACTTCTTTTCCACTAAAGGAATCCGTGGCCCTCACCATTCCATTCCAACTGGAAGGTCTACAGCTCACTCAGAAGATGGACAATCTGTCGTGTAGAGATGAGTGGATTCTTTCACTATTTGCATCTGTAGTCATAGCAGTTCGTCCGCAAACACACATTCCAAATGTAAAAGTAATATTGAATTTATTCATAACAACTCTTCTTAAGGGTCATGTTCCAGCAGCTCAGGCATTGGGTTCTATCGTTAACAAATTTGGTAAAAGTTCCACTGGATCTGAGATTTCAAGTGACTGTACCTTGGAAGAAGCACTGGAtatcatttttcaattaaaattatggACCCATCTAAATAATGGTGCTTTGCTGAGATGTAGTGTTAATGGAAGTGAGATGGGTCACACTGATTTATGCCAAGCTGTTGTGAACAATAAATTTCCCCAGATACTTGCCATTACTGGACTATCATGGATTGGAAAAGGTTTGCTTTTGCGGGGTCACGATAAAGTTAAAGATGTAACTATGATTTTTCTGGAGTGTTTATTGTCAAATGGCAATTCCTTACCATTAAGTCAGCATTCACTAGAGAACAGTTGTGAGCAGGATTTGCGTGCTTCTGTGATGAAAAGTGCGGCAGATGCGTTTCGTGTTCTTATGAGTGATTCTGAAGTTTGTTTGAATCGGAAGTTCCATGCAATAATACGACCACTCTATAAGCAACGTTTTTTCTCCACCATGATGCCTATTTTGCAACCTTTGATAATGAAAAGTGATTCATTACTTTCTAG ATCTATGCTGTACCGGGCATTTGCACATATAATATCTGAAACTCCATTAGTTGCTGTTCTGGGCGAAGCCAAGAAG CTCATACCTATTCTTCTGGATTGCTTATCCATGTTGAACAAGGATGCTCAGGATAAAGATACATTGTACAGTCTCCTGCTAGTCTTATCTGGGATATTGACAGATAAAGATG GGCAAGAAGCTGTAGTTGATAATGCTCATCTTGTCATTAATTGCCTCACTGGACTCATTGCCTACCCTCATATGATG CTTGTTCGAGAGACAGCCATTCAATGTCTAGTTGCCATGTCCGAGCTGCCACATGCAAGGATCTATCCCATGAGAATACAG GTACTACAAGCTATATCAAAGGCTCTTGATGATTCCAGGAGGGCTGTTCGGCAGGAAGCTGTCAGATGCCGACAGGCATG GGCATCAATTGCATCAAGAAGTCTTCATTTCTGA
- the LOC142637333 gene encoding MMS19 nucleotide excision repair protein homolog isoform X2 → MRRKSSAGVVTSTDAKAVAESFLQNLQVQSLGQHDRKLCFELLECLLERYPNTVTPMGDELIYGICEAVDSEKDPQCLMLTFHIVEVLVQLFPDTSGPFASFAGDLFEILSCYFPIHFTHPRGEDLGIKRDDLSRALMLAFSSTPMFEPFAIPLLLEKLSSSLPSAKLDSLKYLSSCTLNYGPERMAKHARAIWLSIKDALYTSLQEPTLSFTSESLDGLVFQENEIAKEALTLLQQVIMHNNGLFLSLIVEDEDINIILNAVPSYESYSDIPLQGKLKLFAAGCILSISTKTSVACCNMIFESFFPRLMEILGLSEKKLSGDHSPKDNYLISKRLNFGALYLSVELLAACRDLIAGSTQIACKSVSTYETSYCMLHSFSNLLTKAFCSTLVTSPHDADIYFGVKGLQILATFPGDVSPVPISEFENILITFMSIITVDFKKTLLWRLALKALMNIGSFIDKNNESEKILSYMRIVVEKIVSLVSLDDVTMPFPLKLEAISGIGTSGLNYMLHIIQGFEEALFANLSEIYVHGNVKSAKVTIWLLECYSNKLLPWIHENGVFEEVLLRFPINIWKQIESCVDFSVPEKELLDAMMTAMKHAVAFCSEESQNEIIQKSYNVLSSSTSFPLKESVALTIPFQLEGLQLTQKMDNLSCRDEWILSLFASVVIAVRPQTHIPNVKVILNLFITTLLKGHVPAAQALGSIVNKFGKSSTGSEISSDCTLEEALDIIFQLKLWTHLNNGALLRCSVNGSEMGHTDLCQAVVNNKFPQILAITGLSWIGKGLLLRGHDKVKDVTMIFLECLLSNGNSLPLSQHSLENSCEQDLRASVMKSAADAFRVLMSDSEVCLNRKFHAIIRPLYKQRFFSTMMPILQPLIMKSDSLLSRSMLYRAFAHIISETPLVAVLGEAKKLIPILLDCLSMLNKDAQDKDTLYSLLLVLSGILTDKDGQEAVVDNAHLVINCLTGLIAYPHMMLVRETAIQCLVAMSELPHARIYPMRIQVLQAISKALDDSRRAVRQEAVRCRQAWASIASRSLHF, encoded by the exons ATGAGGAGGAAAAGTAGTGCTGGTGTGGTTACTAGCACTGATGCCAAAGCAGTTGCAGAGTCTTTTTTACAGAACCTGCAGGTGCAGTCTTTAGGACAGCATGATAGGAAG CTTTGCTTTGAACTTCTGGAGTGCCTGTTAGAACGCTACCCCAATACAGTTACTCCAATG GGTGATGAGCTTATTTATGGAATTTGTGAAGCTGTTGATTCAGAAAAGGATCCTCAATGCTTGATGCTTACGTTTCATATTGTTGAAGTTCTGGTGCAACTGTTTCCAGATACATCTGGTCCATTTGCAAGTTTTGCTGGggatctttttgaaattttgagctGTTACTTTCCTATTCATTTTACACAT CCAAGGGGTGAGGATCTTGGGATCAAAAGGGATGACCTCTCTCGGGCACTAATG TTGGCATTTTCCTCTACACCTATGTTTGAGCCATTTGCCATTCCATTGCTTCTTGAGaagctttcttcttctctacCATCAGCAAAG CTCGATTCACTGAAGTATCTCAGCAGTTGCACATTGAATTATGGACCAGAGAGAATGGCAAAACATGCCAGAGCTATTTGGTTGTCAATTAAAGATGCATTATATACTTCACTGCAAGAGCCTACTTTATCCTTTACTTCAGAATCTCTAGATGGACTTGTTTTTCAGGAGAATGAAATTGCAAAAGAAGCTTTAACGCTTCTGCAGCAGGTTATTATGCACAACAATggtctttttttaagtttgattgttgaagatgaggacataaatataattttgaacGCTGTCCCTAGTTATGAGAGTTATAGTGATATTCCCTTGCAAGGCAAGCTTAAATTATTTGCAGCTGGTTGTATCCTGTCTATTTCTACCAAGACCTCCGTTGCTTGCTGTAATATGATTTTTGAAAGCTTCTTCCCCCGCTTGATGGAAATTCTGGGGCtttctgaaaaaaaattatctggAGATCACTCACCAAAGGACAATTATTTAATCTCCAAAAGACTAAATTTTGGAGCTCTTTATCTCTCTGTCGAACTTCTTGCCGCATGCAGAGATTTGATTGCAGGCTCCACACAAATTGCTTGTAAATCAGTTTCCACATATGAGACAAGCTACTGCATGCTTCATagcttttcaaatttattaactaAGGCCTTTTGTTCTACCTTGGTGACAAGTCCTCATGATGCAGATATTTATTTTGGAG TGAAGGGTTTACAGATTCTAGCTACTTTCCCTGGAGATGTTTCTCCAGTACCAATATCCGAATTCGAGAATATTTTAATCACATTCATGTCAATTATCACAGTGGATTTCAAGAAGACATTATTATGGAGATTGGCATTAAAGGCATTGATGAATATTGGCTCatttattgataaaaataatgagTCTGAGAAAATTTTAAGCTATATGCGAATTGTGGTTGAAAAGATTGTTTCACTGGTGTCTCTTGATGATGTTACCATGCCTTTCCCCCTCAAACTGGAAGCAATATCAGGCATTGGCACAAGTGGACTGAATTATATGCTGCACATTATCCAAGGGTTTGAAGAGGCTTTATTTGCCAATTTATCTGAGATTTAT GTCCATGGAAATGTAAAGTCAGCCAAAGTCACAATTTGGCTTTTGGAATGCTACTCTAATAAATTGCTTCCATG GATCCATGAAAATGGAGTTTTTGAGGAAGTTTTGTTGCGATTTCCTATTAATATTTGGAAGCAAATTGAAAGTTGTGTTGATTTTAGTGTCCCAGAAAAG GAGCTTCTTGATGCAATGATGACTGCAATGAAGCATGCTGTTGCATTTTGTTCTGAGGAAAGCCAGAATGAAATAATCCAAAAATCTTATAATGTACTTTCATCAAGCACTTCTTTTCCACTAAAGGAATCCGTGGCCCTCACCATTCCATTCCAACTGGAAGGTCTACAGCTCACTCAGAAGATGGACAATCTGTCGTGTAGAGATGAGTGGATTCTTTCACTATTTGCATCTGTAGTCATAGCAGTTCGTCCGCAAACACACATTCCAAATGTAAAAGTAATATTGAATTTATTCATAACAACTCTTCTTAAGGGTCATGTTCCAGCAGCTCAGGCATTGGGTTCTATCGTTAACAAATTTGGTAAAAGTTCCACTGGATCTGAGATTTCAAGTGACTGTACCTTGGAAGAAGCACTGGAtatcatttttcaattaaaattatggACCCATCTAAATAATGGTGCTTTGCTGAGATGTAGTGTTAATGGAAGTGAGATGGGTCACACTGATTTATGCCAAGCTGTTGTGAACAATAAATTTCCCCAGATACTTGCCATTACTGGACTATCATGGATTGGAAAAGGTTTGCTTTTGCGGGGTCACGATAAAGTTAAAGATGTAACTATGATTTTTCTGGAGTGTTTATTGTCAAATGGCAATTCCTTACCATTAAGTCAGCATTCACTAGAGAACAGTTGTGAGCAGGATTTGCGTGCTTCTGTGATGAAAAGTGCGGCAGATGCGTTTCGTGTTCTTATGAGTGATTCTGAAGTTTGTTTGAATCGGAAGTTCCATGCAATAATACGACCACTCTATAAGCAACGTTTTTTCTCCACCATGATGCCTATTTTGCAACCTTTGATAATGAAAAGTGATTCATTACTTTCTAG ATCTATGCTGTACCGGGCATTTGCACATATAATATCTGAAACTCCATTAGTTGCTGTTCTGGGCGAAGCCAAGAAG CTCATACCTATTCTTCTGGATTGCTTATCCATGTTGAACAAGGATGCTCAGGATAAAGATACATTGTACAGTCTCCTGCTAGTCTTATCTGGGATATTGACAGATAAAGATG GGCAAGAAGCTGTAGTTGATAATGCTCATCTTGTCATTAATTGCCTCACTGGACTCATTGCCTACCCTCATATGATG CTTGTTCGAGAGACAGCCATTCAATGTCTAGTTGCCATGTCCGAGCTGCCACATGCAAGGATCTATCCCATGAGAATACAG GTACTACAAGCTATATCAAAGGCTCTTGATGATTCCAGGAGGGCTGTTCGGCAGGAAGCTGTCAGATGCCGACAGGCATG GGCATCAATTGCATCAAGAAGTCTTCATTTCTGA